In Streptomyces sp. Edi2, the following proteins share a genomic window:
- a CDS encoding DUF2399 domain-containing protein yields the protein MNCSLCAGACADADLTPLLSPDLTWLWQALAAAADRRGDETLTAGPAVTVTVPTSPSQRAAAAGLIGGRPPEPGQRRRLSLEALTAAVATRGPSLTPGAVAAHACNRRLATKARIRAEHTAASHRIRAVLESSAAALPHHVRELVEPATVFSRLNSLGWITRLLNTPDPDALLAQALQVAACLPTPGRRIDRRILVPGNPHALDAGTLPALVLALTGSPATTGRSSWARLGVDCDDLLGGLIITGITPRGWRIPPGATFTLPPRELADITWEPPTTIGDWAFVTENPSVLAAASHHALAHATAWTPRVICTAGTPSQLECEAVGALSDAGWRTAVRADFDQAGLAHMRALLAAAPAAVPWRMSTADYLSAAPAGTDTLHLKKTDAPWDPRLVRVMLKQSVPVYEEDFLPELLGDIADGAPGSLSSKTASPCSSVTKSGRNPGSQ from the coding sequence GTGAACTGCTCGCTGTGTGCCGGAGCATGCGCAGACGCCGACCTAACCCCCCTGCTCAGCCCCGACCTCACCTGGCTGTGGCAAGCCCTGGCGGCAGCGGCCGACCGACGTGGAGACGAGACACTCACCGCAGGCCCCGCGGTCACCGTAACGGTGCCGACCTCGCCGTCCCAGCGCGCCGCAGCAGCCGGTCTCATCGGTGGACGGCCACCGGAGCCCGGCCAGCGTCGCCGCCTCAGCCTGGAGGCACTGACCGCAGCAGTCGCCACCCGCGGACCCTCACTCACCCCTGGAGCCGTCGCGGCTCACGCCTGTAACCGGCGGCTGGCAACCAAGGCCCGCATCCGCGCCGAGCACACGGCCGCATCCCACCGGATCCGTGCAGTGCTGGAAAGCTCCGCAGCAGCCCTGCCCCATCACGTGCGTGAACTCGTCGAACCGGCCACCGTCTTCAGCCGACTGAACAGCCTCGGCTGGATCACCCGCCTGCTCAACACACCAGATCCCGATGCGCTGCTCGCCCAGGCACTGCAGGTGGCTGCTTGCCTGCCCACACCCGGCCGGCGCATTGACCGCCGCATCCTCGTGCCGGGCAATCCCCACGCCCTCGACGCAGGAACACTGCCCGCACTCGTCCTCGCCCTCACCGGATCCCCCGCCACGACGGGGCGCTCAAGCTGGGCCCGCCTCGGAGTGGACTGCGACGACCTGCTCGGCGGACTCATCATCACCGGAATCACCCCCCGTGGGTGGCGGATCCCGCCTGGCGCGACCTTCACCCTGCCTCCCAGAGAACTGGCCGACATCACATGGGAGCCCCCCACAACCATCGGCGACTGGGCCTTCGTCACAGAGAACCCATCCGTGCTCGCTGCGGCGAGCCACCACGCCCTGGCCCACGCCACGGCCTGGACACCTCGAGTGATCTGCACAGCCGGCACACCCTCGCAGCTGGAGTGCGAAGCAGTCGGCGCGTTGTCGGATGCTGGCTGGCGAACCGCCGTCCGCGCCGACTTCGACCAGGCCGGGTTGGCGCACATGCGCGCCCTCCTCGCTGCCGCACCAGCAGCCGTTCCATGGAGGATGAGCACAGCCGACTATCTCTCGGCCGCTCCCGCGGGCACGGACACACTGCACCTCAAGAAAACGGACGCACCGTGGGATCCGAGACTGGTACGCGTGATGCTCAAGCAGTCCGTGCCCGTGTATGAGGAAGATTTCCTTCCTGAATTGCTTGGCGACATTGCGGACGGCGCCCCGGGTTCACTTAGCTCGAAGACTGCCTCTCCGTGCTCCTCGGTGACCAAGTCTGGAAGGAATCCGGGCTCGCAGTGA
- a CDS encoding SbcC/MukB-like Walker B domain-containing protein, translating into MSDILDLDFSLPPQPRPSGNTHRFGGRWRLVGAGLSNVWRYGALDLPAASGRLLLRGPNGTGKTTALEALWPYLLDLNAAKLAAGKARPTTLKLLMSEGAPARGRRYGYLWLSFAAPASKTPDSTLNGPAADGEVVSFGVRLQYSPSSTPAVKVVPFTVPGRPLKELTLCATNGGALEHEEFASRVEAAGGRVFAEPEEYIEHLATRVWSTTSGELRLLASRLREVRNPTLLGDVSPAAAADALRQSLPGVDGDVLAATAEALAESDTTREAFERDEHAATLLEEFARVWTGHAIDVTRAAHTAARKAHDEAGTRRRHLQQRTGLLDGAQTAAEHARTDIQRLGDAHREAEASARAIETSDAYRSHGRVMDLRKRLTAEQSAAASSYDSLHTAAEQARTQTKTGQEALDDVIGDLDDLTGGAHAAGARPATLETLLARHPRARITRPVADRVADPGPGMSLTHDRGGLEQLATGWKESAQEHRAAADRAALILRDHEPVAAAGTTAATAHEAAATAESAFDEANQAHDRATAAARSAARQLLIDVAPWALAHPHLRGMHDDPAPSWDEQPVWDANDVDALTTAEPAAVRDQLNAWADQAVRMGEALAAAYGSAARQHLATAAGLDTTAEEHRMEARRLRSGQLLPLPRPDWAGPGEDDTALGALLEWHPAVDHDDEQKALLELALASSGVLGAHLHSGGAAIRAWHISPLGPVREQNLAAVLDVVRDHPHAGLAQAVLERIALADSATGYRDATALVIGRDGTFTAGPLGADPAAALRGTGSEVPTASHIGARTRLAKARAKADELDETAQKLETSAEEERHAAAELRKQRDTVRRDAHAFPTRNALTNAEAERVSTAKETHQRHTTARTLRQRADDAAAERTRLHTAWAARARSLGLPADPGNLVTLIEDGRTRAEKLNGCAHQLSSRLLPRLQRVLEALPDENALTERLAELQHAAQSAHTTVLETRAELTEAQSHGDAEDAARRYEEATQRAKDLLRQLESSREQAVTAEKHLSTCESELASAQDRFDETQPRQAATRAHLATLLAWPPVTQALSADPGLISPGAGPADGPEFLDTVEGLLARRPTASKKTLGERYDTIRAELAQTWTIARDEPPTGIEQLDAFVLTHAETHYDPLSAATRAQTLADRAKASLDAAEAAALRNFVIGRLPAAIGTAWTALTDWKKTVNRKMRSAQASSGVAVQVHIGLRDDLDAATRTVYDLSCKVGDAVRTETQKQQVGQALQSLLAAADGSTMQERLATAVDIRSWVDVHYLVERPGPDGTPVTSQWGPRTGLSGGERRLVVLAPMLAAIAANYDRFTSTGLRLIPLDEVPAEVDERGREGLARYLAELDLDVLCTSYLWDGAPGAWDGIDAHDLEAGTDGTVVAFPMLIRSDQDLPENTHPAPHTGRQA; encoded by the coding sequence GTGAGTGACATCCTCGACCTGGACTTTTCCCTGCCGCCACAACCTCGGCCCTCCGGCAATACGCATCGGTTCGGCGGCCGCTGGCGCCTGGTCGGCGCTGGATTGTCGAACGTATGGCGCTACGGCGCCCTGGATCTGCCCGCGGCATCGGGACGGCTGCTGCTGCGCGGGCCCAACGGGACCGGAAAAACCACCGCGTTGGAGGCCCTGTGGCCCTACCTGCTCGACCTGAACGCAGCCAAGCTCGCCGCCGGCAAAGCCCGCCCCACCACCCTGAAGCTCCTCATGAGCGAAGGCGCCCCGGCCAGGGGCCGCCGCTACGGATACCTGTGGCTGAGCTTCGCAGCTCCAGCCAGCAAAACACCCGACAGCACACTGAACGGGCCGGCAGCCGACGGGGAGGTCGTGAGCTTCGGCGTCCGGCTCCAGTACTCGCCAAGTTCCACCCCCGCCGTGAAAGTCGTCCCGTTCACAGTGCCCGGCCGCCCACTGAAGGAACTGACGCTGTGCGCCACCAACGGCGGCGCACTGGAGCATGAGGAATTCGCCTCCCGCGTCGAGGCCGCCGGCGGACGGGTATTCGCCGAGCCCGAGGAATACATCGAGCACCTGGCCACCCGCGTCTGGTCCACTACCTCCGGCGAACTGCGCCTGCTCGCCTCGCGGCTGCGGGAAGTACGCAATCCGACTCTGCTGGGCGACGTCTCCCCGGCTGCAGCAGCTGACGCGCTGCGCCAGTCCCTTCCGGGCGTGGACGGTGACGTCCTCGCCGCTACCGCGGAGGCCCTCGCCGAGTCCGACACCACCCGCGAGGCGTTCGAACGCGACGAGCACGCCGCCACCCTCCTGGAGGAGTTCGCCCGCGTATGGACCGGCCATGCCATCGACGTCACCCGCGCCGCTCACACGGCCGCACGCAAAGCTCACGACGAAGCCGGCACACGCCGACGTCACCTCCAACAGCGCACCGGCCTGTTGGACGGGGCACAGACCGCCGCCGAGCACGCGAGAACAGACATCCAACGCCTCGGTGACGCACACCGTGAAGCTGAGGCTTCCGCACGCGCCATCGAAACCAGCGACGCCTACCGATCCCACGGACGCGTCATGGACCTGCGCAAACGGCTCACAGCAGAGCAGAGCGCGGCAGCCAGCAGCTACGACAGCCTCCATACCGCCGCTGAACAGGCCCGCACCCAGACCAAGACCGGCCAAGAGGCCCTCGACGACGTCATCGGCGACCTCGACGACCTCACCGGCGGCGCACATGCCGCCGGCGCCCGGCCGGCCACGCTCGAGACCTTGCTCGCCCGCCACCCCCGCGCCCGCATCACCCGCCCTGTCGCTGACCGTGTCGCCGACCCGGGCCCCGGCATGTCTCTCACCCACGACCGCGGCGGCCTCGAACAGCTCGCCACCGGATGGAAGGAGTCAGCTCAGGAGCATCGCGCCGCAGCTGACAGGGCCGCACTCATCCTGCGCGACCACGAACCCGTCGCGGCAGCCGGCACGACAGCCGCGACCGCACACGAAGCGGCAGCCACTGCCGAGAGCGCCTTCGACGAAGCCAATCAGGCCCACGACCGCGCTACCGCTGCGGCGCGCTCGGCTGCCCGCCAGCTCCTCATCGATGTCGCACCGTGGGCGCTAGCGCACCCTCATTTGCGGGGCATGCACGACGATCCAGCCCCTTCCTGGGACGAGCAGCCGGTGTGGGATGCAAACGACGTCGACGCCCTCACCACAGCCGAACCCGCCGCAGTCCGGGACCAGCTCAACGCCTGGGCCGATCAAGCGGTGCGCATGGGTGAAGCCCTCGCAGCCGCTTACGGAAGCGCGGCCAGGCAGCACCTCGCCACCGCAGCCGGCCTCGATACCACCGCCGAAGAGCACCGCATGGAAGCCCGCCGCCTGCGCTCCGGGCAGCTTCTGCCGTTGCCACGTCCGGACTGGGCCGGGCCGGGCGAGGACGACACCGCGCTCGGCGCCCTGCTCGAATGGCATCCCGCAGTCGACCACGATGACGAACAAAAGGCGCTCCTTGAGCTGGCACTCGCCAGCTCCGGAGTCCTTGGCGCCCACTTGCACTCAGGCGGAGCCGCCATCCGCGCCTGGCACATCAGCCCCTTGGGCCCCGTTCGTGAGCAGAACCTGGCTGCTGTCCTGGACGTAGTTCGCGACCATCCGCATGCTGGCCTCGCGCAGGCTGTCTTGGAGCGCATTGCGCTGGCCGACAGCGCCACCGGTTACCGCGACGCGACTGCTCTCGTCATCGGGCGCGATGGCACCTTCACTGCAGGCCCCCTCGGCGCAGATCCCGCCGCCGCACTGCGCGGTACCGGCAGCGAGGTCCCTACCGCCTCACACATCGGTGCCCGCACCCGTCTGGCCAAAGCACGTGCCAAAGCCGACGAGCTCGACGAGACCGCGCAGAAACTCGAAACCAGCGCTGAGGAAGAGCGCCATGCCGCTGCTGAACTTCGCAAGCAGCGCGACACGGTCCGCAGGGACGCACATGCCTTCCCCACCAGGAACGCACTGACCAACGCCGAGGCTGAGCGCGTCAGCACCGCGAAGGAAACGCACCAGCGCCACACCACCGCGCGGACCCTGCGACAGCGGGCCGACGACGCTGCTGCCGAGCGCACTCGCCTGCATACCGCCTGGGCGGCCCGCGCCCGAAGCCTAGGCCTGCCCGCCGACCCCGGCAATCTGGTCACGCTGATCGAGGACGGCCGAACGCGCGCCGAGAAGCTGAACGGGTGCGCACACCAGCTGTCGTCACGCCTTTTGCCCAGACTCCAGCGCGTCCTTGAGGCGCTGCCTGACGAAAACGCTCTCACTGAGCGCCTCGCTGAACTCCAGCACGCCGCCCAGAGCGCGCACACCACGGTGCTCGAGACCCGCGCCGAACTCACCGAGGCCCAGTCCCACGGTGACGCCGAGGACGCCGCCCGACGCTACGAGGAAGCCACCCAACGGGCCAAAGACCTCCTTCGGCAGCTCGAATCCTCCCGAGAGCAGGCCGTGACAGCCGAGAAACACCTCAGCACCTGCGAGAGCGAACTCGCCTCCGCCCAAGACCGGTTCGACGAAACACAACCCCGCCAGGCGGCCACCCGGGCACACCTGGCCACACTGCTCGCCTGGCCCCCTGTCACTCAAGCCCTCAGCGCCGACCCCGGCCTCATTTCCCCGGGCGCCGGCCCCGCGGACGGACCGGAGTTCCTCGACACCGTCGAAGGCCTGCTAGCCCGCCGCCCCACCGCCTCCAAGAAGACCCTCGGCGAGCGCTACGACACCATCCGCGCCGAACTCGCCCAGACCTGGACCATCGCGCGCGACGAACCGCCCACAGGCATCGAACAGCTCGACGCCTTCGTTCTCACCCATGCGGAAACCCACTACGACCCCCTCAGCGCCGCCACCCGCGCGCAGACCCTCGCCGACAGGGCCAAAGCCTCACTCGACGCGGCGGAAGCCGCAGCACTGCGCAACTTCGTCATCGGCCGCCTGCCCGCCGCCATCGGAACCGCATGGACCGCCCTGACCGACTGGAAGAAGACGGTCAACCGCAAGATGCGCTCAGCCCAGGCATCCTCCGGTGTCGCAGTCCAAGTCCACATTGGCCTGCGAGACGATCTCGACGCCGCAACCCGCACCGTGTACGACCTGTCCTGCAAGGTCGGCGACGCCGTCCGCACCGAAACCCAGAAACAACAAGTCGGGCAGGCACTCCAATCCCTGCTGGCCGCTGCCGACGGTTCCACCATGCAAGAGCGCCTTGCCACAGCAGTCGACATCCGCAGCTGGGTCGACGTCCACTACCTCGTGGAACGCCCCGGCCCCGACGGCACACCTGTCACCAGCCAATGGGGCCCACGCACCGGCCTGTCCGGCGGCGAACGACGCCTTGTCGTCCTGGCACCCATGCTCGCCGCCATCGCCGCCAACTATGACCGCTTCACCAGCACAGGCCTACGCCTGATCCCGCTCGACGAAGTCCCTGCCGAAGTCGACGAACGCGGACGCGAAGGACTGGCCCGCTACCTCGCCGAACTCGACCTGGACGTCCTATGCACCTCTTACCTGTGGGACGGAGCCCCCGGCGCATGGGACGGCATCGACGCCCACGACCTCGAAGCAGGCACCGACGGCACCGTCGTCGCCTTCCCCATGCTGATCCGCTCAGACCAGGACCTGCCCGAAAACACCCATCCCGCACCCCACACCGGGAGGCAAGCGTGA
- a CDS encoding DUF2398 family protein, with protein sequence MSEETDAQTPEPKPVTNEASSPHPLRRRKAWRPEADAETAALLRHLAAHPWLVGGRDDELIAAVRRNEHALRSAVARLGWVLVIERDLVRLRKSPPPRPDVWAAQGPTPAACSWFFLLLAAAESMPPRTALGHLVTQARAAAAEAGLPARHDMTERRAILAALRMLDERGVVERLDGDLDGYLHDEQAPVLLAVHHTRLAYAVANPGTLDPAADPQAWLAQVQREPDAARRMRRALVDDTCVHTALLDEAEAQWLSQRVRGDDGGPLADAFGLVLERRAEGAAFVVPDEAFRHFRELGPMPFPAPGTIAHAALLLLDHAALHGTAGSGPGPGWRGMTEENVVAALTSFASNNVSGKGGWGAEYAQDPHLLAGKVRDLLTGTHLVHLTHADPPTGEQTTPMWWFAPTAGRWAQEGTALPKAARTRTPSPRSTPVQQHQQPPLQQGLFSDIAEEKMEGHAP encoded by the coding sequence ATGAGCGAGGAGACCGACGCCCAGACGCCCGAGCCGAAGCCTGTAACAAATGAAGCGTCCTCCCCTCACCCGCTGCGACGGCGCAAAGCATGGCGACCCGAGGCCGACGCCGAAACAGCCGCCCTGTTGCGCCACTTGGCTGCCCACCCGTGGCTGGTCGGCGGCCGCGACGATGAACTCATCGCCGCCGTGCGCCGCAACGAGCACGCACTCCGCTCCGCCGTGGCCCGGCTGGGGTGGGTACTGGTCATCGAACGCGACCTGGTCCGTCTGCGGAAAAGCCCACCGCCGCGCCCGGACGTGTGGGCCGCCCAGGGACCGACCCCAGCTGCCTGCTCCTGGTTCTTCCTTCTGCTGGCAGCCGCCGAGTCGATGCCGCCGCGCACCGCACTTGGACACCTGGTCACCCAGGCCCGCGCCGCAGCTGCAGAAGCCGGACTGCCCGCCCGCCATGACATGACAGAGCGCCGGGCCATCCTGGCCGCACTGCGCATGCTCGACGAACGCGGCGTCGTCGAACGCCTCGACGGCGACCTGGACGGCTACCTGCACGACGAACAGGCGCCGGTGCTGCTCGCCGTCCACCACACCAGGCTGGCGTATGCCGTCGCCAACCCCGGAACGCTCGACCCAGCTGCCGACCCTCAGGCATGGCTTGCGCAGGTGCAGCGCGAACCGGATGCAGCCCGCCGGATGCGCCGTGCGCTCGTGGACGACACCTGCGTGCACACCGCGCTACTGGATGAAGCCGAGGCACAGTGGCTGAGCCAGCGGGTACGCGGCGACGACGGTGGCCCCCTGGCCGACGCTTTCGGACTCGTCCTGGAGCGCCGCGCGGAGGGCGCCGCATTCGTGGTGCCGGACGAAGCATTCCGGCACTTCCGCGAACTCGGCCCGATGCCTTTCCCCGCACCAGGCACCATCGCGCACGCCGCACTGTTGCTGCTCGACCATGCCGCGCTGCACGGCACCGCCGGCAGCGGACCCGGGCCAGGGTGGCGAGGCATGACCGAGGAGAACGTGGTGGCCGCGCTGACGTCCTTCGCCAGCAACAACGTCTCCGGAAAGGGCGGCTGGGGCGCCGAGTACGCCCAAGACCCCCACCTGCTGGCCGGAAAGGTCCGCGACCTACTGACGGGCACCCACCTTGTCCATCTGACCCACGCAGACCCGCCGACCGGAGAGCAGACCACACCGATGTGGTGGTTCGCCCCCACTGCCGGCCGCTGGGCGCAAGAAGGCACCGCCCTCCCCAAAGCCGCCCGCACCCGCACCCCTTCACCCCGCAGCACACCGGTGCAACAGCACCAGCAACCCCCCCTTCAGCAGGGACTGTTCAGCGACATCGCCGAAGAAAAAATGGAGGGCCACGCACCGTGA
- a CDS encoding DUF2397 family protein gives MAEESDRAAVDGVGDARQVVGYLVRPESADYIAIMDVLEGSVTDMTVTEVAAALSVTRLGMEARLVETRLDALKDMGAVSVRSDTSRARRYAEILARNWRYTASPAGRHVQRFYRQVLAGTPTVREIPIVSLSRIVTHLEKLAESLGTREPAAGHLEAAGVDAVSAVFTSHDDLDAALVGAEDALMSLADRFDLDEERTNDLKGLLVDYATRVAAELDSGSARAAAALTVLRPWFGQLAQAAVDASQARDLIAAGALSASRGGRVEDWEGLSAWFDARSGRAARFSLRLVRTLPSMHANLRRLHSSAGTASTRTRALALARAVLTPQIGVQIFQAAAGDHPWRKLYGQAHEDDAGRNPSWRGGPQVPVPTLLRTTGRSGPRGRGTTPRDDTAVKAQVAEARSRRRAEHAVAVAAVLASVPGQHLDEAAARVALAALMAAARAAATGPSRTGTSEGLACTLIHTGNGVGTLNAPTWRVLLPRRIPLFHQPGRRPSAVALAAVAGTTTREDVCAHALLHLTPHAGPAAPDNEAPRPATLQEGAA, from the coding sequence GTGGCGGAAGAGTCGGACCGTGCTGCGGTTGATGGCGTGGGCGACGCCCGGCAGGTCGTGGGGTATCTGGTGCGTCCGGAATCTGCTGACTACATCGCGATCATGGATGTGCTTGAGGGGTCGGTGACCGACATGACAGTTACCGAAGTCGCAGCAGCGCTGTCGGTCACCCGGCTCGGTATGGAAGCGCGGCTGGTCGAAACACGCTTGGATGCCCTGAAGGACATGGGAGCGGTCTCAGTACGGTCGGACACCAGCCGGGCGCGGCGGTATGCCGAGATCCTGGCACGGAACTGGCGCTACACCGCCAGTCCTGCGGGCCGCCACGTGCAGCGCTTCTACCGGCAGGTCCTGGCCGGCACGCCGACCGTGCGGGAGATCCCGATCGTGTCGCTCAGCCGCATCGTGACCCACCTTGAGAAGCTCGCCGAGTCGCTGGGCACGAGGGAGCCGGCCGCCGGTCATCTGGAGGCCGCAGGCGTCGATGCAGTGAGCGCCGTGTTCACCAGTCACGATGACCTGGACGCGGCCCTGGTCGGTGCCGAGGATGCGCTGATGAGCTTGGCCGACCGGTTCGACCTGGACGAGGAACGCACCAACGACCTCAAGGGCCTGCTGGTCGACTATGCCACCCGCGTCGCCGCCGAACTCGATTCCGGCTCGGCGCGAGCGGCAGCGGCACTGACGGTGTTGCGGCCATGGTTCGGCCAGCTGGCACAGGCGGCCGTCGACGCCTCCCAAGCCCGCGACCTCATCGCTGCCGGTGCGCTCAGCGCCTCGCGCGGAGGCCGTGTGGAGGACTGGGAGGGACTGTCTGCCTGGTTCGACGCCCGCAGCGGACGCGCGGCGCGATTCTCGCTGCGCCTGGTACGGACATTGCCGAGCATGCACGCCAATCTGCGCCGACTGCACTCCTCAGCAGGCACCGCCTCCACCCGTACCCGCGCCCTGGCTCTTGCCCGGGCGGTGCTGACCCCGCAGATCGGCGTGCAGATCTTCCAGGCCGCGGCGGGCGACCACCCCTGGCGCAAGCTCTACGGCCAGGCCCACGAGGACGACGCCGGCCGCAACCCGTCCTGGCGCGGCGGACCGCAGGTGCCAGTGCCGACGCTCCTGCGCACCACCGGCCGGTCCGGCCCGCGCGGCAGAGGCACCACACCACGTGACGACACAGCAGTCAAAGCGCAAGTGGCCGAAGCCCGATCACGTCGGCGAGCCGAGCACGCAGTCGCTGTCGCCGCGGTCTTGGCCTCAGTTCCCGGACAACACCTGGACGAGGCTGCTGCCCGCGTCGCGCTCGCCGCCCTCATGGCCGCCGCCCGAGCCGCCGCGACGGGCCCAAGCCGCACCGGCACCAGCGAAGGGCTCGCCTGCACCCTCATCCACACCGGCAACGGAGTCGGCACCCTGAACGCACCTACCTGGCGTGTGCTCCTGCCCAGGCGGATCCCTCTGTTCCACCAGCCCGGCCGCCGCCCCTCCGCCGTGGCCCTCGCCGCCGTTGCGGGCACCACGACGCGGGAAGACGTCTGCGCACACGCGCTGCTGCACCTCACCCCGCACGCCGGCCCCGCCGCTCCCGACAACGAGGCACCCCGCCCCGCCACCTTGCAGGAAGGCGCAGCATGA
- a CDS encoding GNAT family N-acetyltransferase — protein MAQEDDHLLRLTAAGALSPDYRVSAGTWEGGRWLAVTWIDGVPLWRALTLARGPEGDRAAVRPWLAGIARTWTERLARLHAAGWAHADVQPTNTLVTHDGHAAVIDYALACGPAADRRVPYRGALTRTTAPESPPRSSPPPPTPTFPPSRPPASGAWAPPCSGAGPATAASPTTTPPTGWRSRPPSPRAPPQRCATSGRGPFPNPRTPSPRAWPRPRRPPHREGADCLMVTLRALGPDDAPALTRIYSGASIRHTTGKPLTLDQAHEKIRTALARAAETPRAQWSWGILATDEMIGLIALRRRAPSLGTLSYILREDTWGNGYATEAVKHVTAFAIATAGLERREAMHTPTIRPPAESWPKPVHPHRHFRPARRRRNRRAVPGVCTAVARSSTPLLLITDGK, from the coding sequence ATGGCCCAGGAGGACGACCACCTCCTTCGCCTCACCGCCGCCGGCGCCCTCAGCCCCGACTACCGGGTGAGCGCCGGAACGTGGGAGGGCGGCCGGTGGCTGGCCGTCACCTGGATCGACGGCGTACCCCTGTGGCGGGCCCTCACCCTCGCCCGCGGCCCCGAAGGAGACCGTGCCGCAGTCCGCCCCTGGCTCGCGGGCATCGCACGCACCTGGACCGAGCGCCTCGCCCGCCTGCACGCCGCCGGCTGGGCCCACGCCGACGTCCAGCCCACCAACACCCTCGTCACCCACGACGGCCACGCCGCCGTCATCGACTACGCCCTCGCCTGCGGCCCCGCCGCCGACCGCCGCGTCCCCTACCGGGGCGCCCTCACCCGCACCACCGCCCCCGAGTCGCCACCGCGATCCTCTCCACCCCCGCCGACACCCACATTCCCGCCCAGCCGCCCGCCGGCATCTGGAGCCTGGGCGCCTCCCTGTTCTGGTGCTGGACCGGCCACCGCCGCGTCGCCTACGACGACACCACCGACCGGCTGGAGAAGCCGGCCGCCATCGCCAAGGGCACCACCACAGCGCTGCGCGACGTCCGGCCGCGGCCCGTTCCCGAACCCGAGGACGCCATCACCGCGTGCCTGGCCCCGACCCCGCCGACCGCCCCACCGTGAAGGAGCTGACTGCCTCATGGTGACCCTGCGCGCCCTGGGCCCCGACGATGCACCAGCTCTCACCCGCATCTACAGCGGCGCCTCCATCCGGCACACCACCGGCAAGCCCCTTACCCTCGACCAGGCCCACGAGAAGATCCGCACAGCCCTCGCCAGAGCCGCCGAGACACCGCGCGCACAGTGGAGCTGGGGCATCCTCGCCACCGACGAGATGATCGGCCTGATCGCCCTGCGGCGACGGGCCCCGTCCCTGGGCACCCTCAGCTACATCCTCCGCGAGGACACCTGGGGCAACGGCTACGCCACCGAAGCGGTCAAGCACGTCACCGCCTTCGCCATCGCCACCGCCGGCCTGGAGCGCCGGGAGGCCATGCACACCCCGACAATCCGGCCTCCGGCCGAGTCCTGGCCAAAGCCGGTTCACCCGCACCGGCACTTCCGACCGGCCCGCCGACGACGCAACCGCCGTGCCGTACCAGGTGTATGCACTGCCGTTGCCCGGAGCTCCACTCCATTACTGCTGATCACCGACGGGAAATGA
- a CDS encoding VOC family protein, whose translation MPAPNLFLIGVRDAETATAFYSDLFEIEPTFISPHYVAFEVAPGVLFALWTGYSERAVPNTPRTSEVGLMVPGGATGIDEIFTSWVSKGVHVAEEPHDAVFGRTFVITDPDGNLIRVSPVD comes from the coding sequence ATGCCCGCACCCAACCTGTTCCTGATCGGCGTCCGCGACGCCGAGACCGCTACCGCCTTCTACAGCGACCTGTTCGAGATCGAACCGACCTTCATCAGTCCCCACTACGTAGCTTTCGAGGTTGCTCCCGGCGTCCTGTTCGCGCTGTGGACGGGCTACAGCGAGCGTGCGGTCCCGAACACCCCTCGAACGAGCGAAGTCGGACTGATGGTCCCAGGAGGAGCGACCGGGATTGACGAGATCTTCACGAGCTGGGTCTCGAAGGGAGTCCATGTCGCGGAGGAGCCACACGACGCTGTCTTCGGTCGCACGTTCGTCATCACGGACCCCGACGGCAACCTCATCCGGGTCTCCCCGGTGGACTGA